One genomic segment of [Phormidium] sp. ETS-05 includes these proteins:
- a CDS encoding formylglycine-generating enzyme family protein — translation MRIANGSLIRNRHKVTKFLGIKSLLSPPANQPTVSLDSIATGLSGTNHSLSRRSVLQLGILAGGSFILAVAGQDQKLRGASTFAFTSVTVNARGRVLNRINQEVEYFSQNLSNGVLLDMVAIPGGTCRMGSPNSEPGRYSNEGPQHQVTIKPFHLSKYPITQAQWEAVMGNNPSYFQGANLPVDSVSWFDAVAFCQKLSQQTGITYRLPSEAEWEYACRANSSTPFHFGDTITAELANYDAHHSYALAPKGQYRQQTTAVGSFSPNAFGIYDMHGQVWEWCQDVWHPNYHHAPADGTAWETEGEARRVLRGGSWYHFSASCRSASRDGNDAGDGSWLHGFRVVAVL, via the coding sequence ATGCGCATAGCTAACGGCTCTTTAATCCGGAATCGCCATAAAGTTACTAAATTTCTGGGAATCAAATCTCTCCTGTCTCCTCCCGCTAACCAACCAACAGTTTCTCTGGACTCGATCGCTACAGGTTTATCCGGGACAAATCACAGTTTAAGCCGCCGCAGTGTGTTGCAACTAGGTATTTTAGCTGGGGGCAGCTTTATCCTCGCAGTGGCTGGTCAAGATCAGAAGCTGAGGGGAGCATCCACCTTTGCATTTACTTCAGTCACAGTGAACGCCAGGGGTCGGGTCCTCAACCGCATCAACCAAGAAGTAGAATATTTTTCTCAAAACTTGAGTAATGGCGTCTTATTGGATATGGTAGCTATCCCTGGGGGCACCTGTCGCATGGGGTCCCCAAACAGCGAACCCGGACGCTATAGCAATGAAGGTCCGCAACATCAAGTGACAATAAAACCATTCCATCTCTCCAAATATCCCATCACTCAGGCTCAGTGGGAAGCGGTTATGGGCAACAACCCATCTTATTTTCAAGGGGCTAACCTCCCAGTGGACAGTGTATCTTGGTTTGATGCAGTGGCATTTTGCCAAAAATTATCCCAGCAAACTGGCATCACCTATCGTCTCCCCAGTGAAGCTGAGTGGGAATATGCTTGCCGAGCAAACAGCAGCACTCCTTTCCACTTTGGCGACACCATCACTGCAGAATTGGCCAATTATGATGCACATCACAGCTATGCTTTGGCGCCAAAAGGCCAATATCGCCAACAAACGACTGCTGTAGGCAGTTTTTCTCCCAACGCTTTTGGCATATACGATATGCACGGTCAGGTTTGGGAGTGGTGTCAGGATGTATGGCACCCCAATTACCATCATGCACCTGCGGATGGTACTGCTTGGGAAACTGAGGGAGAAGCTCGCCGGGTACTGCGTGGTGGTTCTTGGTATCATTTCTCGGCTAGTTGTCGGTCTGCTAGTCGTGATGGCAATGATGCCGGTGACGGGAGCTGGCTGCACGGTTTCCGCGTGGTAGCTGTGTTGTGA
- a CDS encoding DUF3318 domain-containing protein has protein sequence MTSFTTTKAEMNELRRLKGLLPPELQSWVMVEKTTEVNPPLLRSEEIGSDQVEIQVDLTKWEMLAMDQRNLLFWHEVARIQSDTIPKEGWEMAALAIGLGGAVGELWVQDGLLMILALALCGVAGYRLYQKNNGDKTLKEAIDADERAIALATRFGYSLPNAYKSLGSALKTLIEQTPKKRLRSKYEYRLQALKRSAAKAKSQTQPTRDNPRTEYIYEQPTSQPDTSGYDNY, from the coding sequence ATGACCTCATTTACAACAACCAAAGCGGAAATGAACGAACTACGGCGGTTAAAGGGTTTACTCCCGCCGGAGTTGCAGAGTTGGGTAATGGTGGAAAAAACTACAGAAGTCAATCCCCCCCTGCTACGGAGCGAAGAGATTGGCTCGGATCAGGTGGAAATCCAAGTAGATTTAACCAAGTGGGAAATGCTGGCAATGGATCAGCGAAACCTGCTGTTTTGGCATGAAGTCGCCCGCATCCAAAGCGACACCATCCCCAAAGAAGGCTGGGAAATGGCCGCTTTAGCCATTGGCTTAGGTGGGGCCGTGGGCGAGCTGTGGGTACAAGATGGACTGCTGATGATATTGGCTCTGGCTCTGTGTGGGGTAGCCGGTTATCGTCTGTACCAGAAAAACAATGGGGATAAGACGCTCAAAGAGGCGATCGATGCCGACGAGAGAGCGATCGCCCTTGCCACCCGCTTCGGCTACTCCCTCCCCAACGCCTACAAAAGCCTCGGTAGCGCCCTCAAAACCCTTATCGAGCAAACTCCGAAAAAGCGTCTGCGCAGCAAATACGAATACCGGCTACAAGCACTCAAGCGCAGCGCCGCCAAAGCCAAATCCCAAACCCAACCCACTCGCGACAACCCCCGCACCGAATACATCTACGAGCAACCCACCTCCCAACCCGATACCTCTGGTTACGACAACTATTAA
- a CDS encoding DEAD/DEAH box helicase produces MAILHGSWVGKNQSGYLFVWGETWRMMSAATGSEKSDPPSDLMAHPLGMTKKELTDFLKSKVSATLGLGALGWEKMTIALPTTISDSTPPTPVHSADLMVASDTPPPEYLYPWQVEGICLPPSTALEFLQSLPLGVTPETGSWLGNDLRYWSHVARWTVSLLARGKFLPGIKTDRDGVTMAIWQPLLDSATDQTRLTNFIQDMPLACRTLNHSATCSVEIPPPPHSLLQEFLLSAIDTKVRAIAVNAATPHTGTPVKEWLKGLTAADGKGVIPKEASEKLAGALKTWTAPVQHHLTGLQKFRTCFDLVPPAYGDRRWTLQYCLQAADTPSFFVDAKTIWSHPVDKLLHRGRTIDHPQETFLAGLGLASRIYPPIEPSLDTGRPQYCYLNPQQAYEFIKSVAWRFQDSGLGVVLPPSLTKGEGWASQLGVSIRAELPKRPRGGVGLGALLEFDYTLTIGKQTLSKAEFDRLVALNSPLVEINGEWVELRPNDIRAAQEFFSIGIGKITLSLEDTLRLATGDTKVLAKLPVVNFQPGKRLEQLLETLTDNRSLKTIEPPKTLNGTLRPYQLRGVSWLAFLESWGLGACLADDMGLGKTIEFIAFLLHLQEQQALEAPFILVCPTSVLTNWEREVKRFAPNLKVIVHHGDKRPKGKDFAKAVQGKHLVITSYPLVYRDIKSLQTVSWQGLVLDEAQNIKNYQAKQSKAIREIDASFRVALTGTPVENRLLELWSIMDFLNPGYLGARTAFQQQFGTRIEKYGDPEALQNLRLLVRPFILRRLKTDKTIIQDLPEKQEMPVFCGLTAEQAALYQKVVDESLAEVDAAEGIQRHGVILALLTKLKQICNHPAHFLKENTLGQKARSRKLQRLEEMLEELLSEGDRALIFTQFAELGKLLQPYLESKLNREISFLYGGTRKKQREEMIERFQQDPFGPPIMILSLKAGGVGLNLTRANHVFHFDRWWNPAVENQATDRVFRIGQTRNVQVHKFVCTGTLEEKIHDLIESKKELAEQIVGSGENWLADLDSDSLRDLIVLDRSAILDEDE; encoded by the coding sequence ATGGCAATTTTACATGGCAGTTGGGTAGGCAAAAATCAGAGTGGCTATCTATTTGTTTGGGGAGAAACCTGGCGGATGATGTCGGCAGCCACGGGGTCGGAAAAATCAGATCCACCGTCAGATTTAATGGCGCATCCTTTGGGGATGACAAAAAAGGAGCTGACGGATTTTCTCAAATCCAAAGTATCTGCCACCTTGGGTTTAGGCGCCCTTGGTTGGGAGAAGATGACGATCGCCCTCCCCACCACTATCTCTGACTCCACCCCCCCCACCCCCGTTCATTCGGCGGATTTGATGGTAGCCTCGGATACACCGCCACCAGAATACCTCTACCCCTGGCAAGTAGAAGGCATCTGCCTCCCCCCCAGTACCGCCCTGGAATTTTTGCAGTCCCTGCCATTGGGCGTGACGCCCGAAACCGGCTCCTGGTTGGGCAATGATTTGCGCTATTGGTCTCACGTGGCTCGCTGGACCGTGAGTTTGCTTGCCCGAGGCAAATTCCTCCCTGGCATCAAGACCGATCGTGATGGGGTGACAATGGCCATTTGGCAACCCCTCCTCGACAGCGCCACGGACCAAACTCGCCTCACTAATTTTATTCAGGATATGCCTCTAGCTTGTCGCACTCTCAACCACAGTGCTACTTGTAGCGTAGAAATTCCCCCCCCACCCCATTCACTATTGCAGGAATTTCTCTTATCCGCCATTGATACTAAGGTGCGCGCTATAGCGGTTAACGCCGCCACACCCCACACGGGAACTCCGGTGAAAGAATGGCTCAAAGGTTTAACTGCTGCTGATGGTAAGGGTGTCATCCCCAAGGAGGCGAGCGAAAAACTAGCTGGGGCCCTGAAAACTTGGACGGCTCCGGTACAACACCATTTAACAGGGTTGCAAAAGTTCCGCACTTGTTTTGATTTGGTCCCGCCTGCTTATGGCGATCGCCGCTGGACGTTGCAATATTGCTTGCAAGCCGCCGATACCCCCAGCTTTTTCGTCGATGCCAAAACTATCTGGAGTCATCCCGTAGATAAATTACTCCATCGCGGACGCACGATCGACCATCCCCAAGAAACCTTCCTCGCTGGCTTGGGTTTAGCATCCCGCATCTATCCGCCGATCGAGCCGAGTCTCGACACCGGACGCCCCCAATACTGCTATCTCAACCCACAACAAGCCTATGAGTTTATCAAATCTGTAGCTTGGCGTTTCCAAGACAGCGGTTTAGGCGTAGTATTACCCCCCTCTCTCACCAAAGGTGAAGGCTGGGCCAGCCAGTTAGGGGTGAGCATCCGCGCCGAACTCCCCAAACGTCCCCGAGGTGGTGTGGGTTTGGGTGCCCTCCTGGAATTTGACTATACCCTAACCATTGGCAAACAAACTCTCTCTAAAGCCGAGTTCGATCGTCTCGTCGCCCTCAACTCCCCCCTCGTAGAAATTAACGGCGAATGGGTCGAACTCCGCCCCAATGATATCAGAGCCGCCCAAGAATTCTTCTCGATCGGTATCGGAAAAATCACACTTTCCCTAGAAGATACCTTGCGACTGGCTACCGGGGACACCAAAGTGCTAGCCAAACTCCCCGTAGTCAATTTCCAACCCGGAAAACGACTAGAGCAGCTCCTAGAAACCCTCACCGATAACCGCTCCCTCAAAACCATCGAGCCCCCCAAAACCCTCAACGGCACCCTCCGCCCCTACCAACTACGCGGCGTCAGTTGGCTAGCTTTCCTAGAAAGTTGGGGTTTGGGTGCTTGTTTAGCTGATGATATGGGTCTCGGCAAAACTATAGAATTCATTGCCTTTCTACTGCATTTACAAGAACAACAAGCCCTAGAAGCCCCTTTTATTTTGGTTTGTCCCACTTCTGTATTAACCAACTGGGAGCGGGAAGTTAAACGGTTTGCCCCCAATCTTAAGGTGATTGTCCATCATGGCGACAAGCGCCCCAAAGGCAAAGATTTCGCCAAAGCGGTGCAGGGCAAACATTTAGTGATTACCAGTTATCCTCTGGTTTATCGCGATATCAAAAGTCTGCAAACCGTTTCTTGGCAGGGGTTGGTATTGGATGAAGCCCAAAATATCAAAAATTATCAGGCCAAGCAGTCGAAAGCAATTCGGGAAATTGATGCCTCTTTCCGCGTGGCTCTCACCGGGACACCGGTGGAGAATCGCTTGTTAGAATTGTGGTCAATTATGGATTTTCTCAATCCTGGGTATTTGGGGGCGAGAACAGCTTTTCAGCAGCAGTTTGGCACGCGGATTGAAAAGTACGGCGACCCGGAGGCTTTGCAGAATTTGCGCTTGTTGGTACGTCCGTTTATCCTGCGGCGGCTGAAAACTGATAAAACTATCATTCAGGATTTGCCGGAAAAACAGGAAATGCCGGTATTTTGCGGTTTGACGGCGGAGCAGGCGGCTTTGTATCAAAAGGTGGTAGATGAGTCTTTGGCGGAGGTGGACGCGGCTGAGGGGATTCAGCGTCATGGGGTGATTTTAGCTTTGTTAACTAAGTTGAAGCAAATTTGCAACCACCCAGCGCATTTTTTGAAGGAAAATACTTTGGGGCAAAAAGCTCGATCGCGCAAGTTGCAGCGGTTGGAAGAAATGCTCGAAGAGTTGTTATCGGAAGGGGATAGAGCCTTAATCTTTACCCAATTTGCGGAACTGGGGAAACTGCTGCAACCCTATTTAGAGTCAAAGCTGAATCGGGAAATTTCTTTCCTGTACGGGGGGACGCGGAAAAAACAGCGGGAAGAGATGATCGAGCGGTTTCAGCAGGACCCCTTTGGTCCGCCGATTATGATTTTATCCCTCAAAGCTGGTGGTGTGGGGTTGAACCTGACTCGGGCTAACCACGTCTTCCACTTCGATCGCTGGTGGAACCCGGCGGTAGAAAATCAAGCCACCGATCGGGTCTTTAGAATCGGTCAAACTCGCAACGTCCAAGTACATAAATTTGTCTGCACCGGGACCCTAGAAGAAAAAATCCACGACCTGATCGAAAGCAAAAAAGAACTCGCCGAGCAAATCGTCGGTTCCGGCGAAAACTGGCTCGCGGACCTGGATAGCGACAGCTTGCGCGATTTAATCGTACTCGATCGGTCCGCCATCCTCGATGAGGACGAATAA
- a CDS encoding polyribonucleotide nucleotidyltransferase: MKELEKSISFDGRDIRLNVGLLAPQAGGAVLIQSGDTAVFVTATRSQGREGVDFLPLLVDYEERLYAAGRIPGGFLRREGRPPEKVTLTSRLIDRPLRPLFPQWLRDDIQIVATTLSTDEQIPPDVLAVTGASVAVLLAGMPFHGPMAAVRVGLVGDDFIINPTYSEIKQGDLDLVVAGSPDGIIMVEAGANQLPEQDIIEAIDFGYEAACDLIQAQRELMADLGIELVVEEPPPADPTLENFIAAKASDDIKQVLSNFDQDKTTRDNALDAIEAAIAEEIAQLPEEDPLRVAVGEQTKAVGNIFKSVTKKLMRRQIVEQGVRVDGRSLDQVRPISCRVSLLPKRVHGSALFQRGLTQVLSAVTLGTPGDAQELADDLHPEDEKRYLHHYNFPPYSTGETKPMRSPGRREIGHGALAERALVPVLPSKDQFPYVLRVVSEVLSSNGSTSMGSVCGSTLALMDAGVPILKPVSGAAMGLIKEGDEVRILTDIQGIEDFLGDMDFKVAGTDSGITALQMDMKITGLSMDTVAKAIHQAKEARLHILQEMLKALPEPRQELSPYAPRLVTIKIDPEFIGMVIGPGGKTIKGITEETGAKIDIEDDGTVTVSAGTQEQAQRAIAIVSGMTRKLSPGDVYAGRVTRIIPIGAFVEFLPGKEGMIHISQIADYRVGKVEDELSVGDQVIIKVREIDNKGRINLTRLNIHPDEAAAAKAAAGIS; this comes from the coding sequence ATGAAAGAACTGGAAAAGTCGATATCTTTTGATGGCAGGGATATTCGACTCAATGTAGGTTTGTTGGCACCTCAAGCAGGGGGTGCAGTGTTGATTCAATCAGGAGATACAGCGGTATTTGTCACCGCCACCAGGTCTCAGGGAAGAGAAGGGGTGGATTTTCTGCCTCTGCTGGTGGATTATGAAGAAAGGCTTTATGCTGCTGGTCGGATTCCGGGTGGGTTCTTGCGGCGGGAGGGGCGGCCACCAGAGAAAGTGACGTTGACCAGCCGCTTGATTGACCGTCCCCTGCGGCCTTTGTTTCCCCAATGGCTGCGGGATGATATTCAAATTGTCGCCACAACGCTTTCTACGGACGAACAGATCCCGCCAGATGTGCTGGCTGTGACGGGTGCATCGGTGGCGGTGCTGTTGGCGGGGATGCCGTTTCATGGGCCGATGGCGGCGGTGCGGGTTGGCTTGGTGGGGGATGATTTCATCATTAACCCGACTTACAGCGAAATCAAGCAGGGAGACCTGGATTTGGTGGTGGCGGGGTCGCCCGATGGCATCATTATGGTGGAAGCTGGGGCAAATCAGCTCCCAGAGCAGGATATTATTGAGGCGATCGACTTCGGCTATGAGGCTGCTTGCGACCTGATTCAGGCGCAGCGGGAACTGATGGCAGATTTGGGCATTGAGCTGGTGGTAGAAGAACCGCCGCCCGCCGACCCGACTTTGGAGAATTTTATCGCGGCTAAGGCCAGTGATGACATTAAACAGGTCTTATCCAATTTTGACCAGGATAAAACGACTCGGGATAATGCCTTAGATGCGATCGAAGCGGCGATCGCTGAAGAAATCGCCCAATTACCGGAAGAAGACCCCCTCCGCGTCGCCGTGGGAGAGCAAACCAAGGCGGTGGGGAATATCTTTAAAAGCGTCACGAAAAAGCTGATGCGGCGGCAAATTGTGGAGCAAGGGGTGCGCGTGGATGGTCGTAGTCTCGACCAGGTACGTCCGATTTCCTGCCGGGTGAGTCTCCTACCCAAGCGGGTCCACGGTAGTGCTTTGTTCCAGCGGGGATTGACTCAAGTGCTGTCGGCTGTGACTCTGGGGACTCCCGGAGACGCCCAAGAGCTGGCGGATGACTTGCACCCAGAAGATGAAAAGCGCTATTTGCATCATTATAATTTCCCGCCCTATTCCACCGGGGAAACGAAACCGATGCGATCGCCGGGACGCCGCGAAATCGGTCACGGTGCCCTCGCCGAACGGGCTCTCGTCCCGGTCCTCCCCTCCAAAGACCAATTCCCCTATGTGTTGCGGGTAGTGTCGGAAGTTCTATCCTCTAACGGTTCTACCTCAATGGGTTCCGTCTGCGGTTCCACCCTGGCTCTGATGGATGCTGGGGTGCCCATCCTGAAACCCGTATCTGGGGCGGCAATGGGACTGATTAAAGAAGGGGACGAAGTGCGCATCCTCACGGATATTCAAGGGATTGAAGATTTCCTGGGGGATATGGACTTCAAGGTGGCAGGAACCGATAGTGGCATTACTGCCTTGCAAATGGATATGAAAATCACTGGGTTATCGATGGATACGGTGGCGAAAGCCATTCACCAAGCGAAAGAAGCCCGTTTGCATATCCTGCAAGAGATGCTCAAGGCTCTGCCAGAACCTCGTCAGGAACTATCCCCCTATGCCCCACGTTTAGTCACGATTAAGATTGACCCAGAATTTATCGGTATGGTCATCGGTCCTGGTGGCAAGACGATTAAGGGGATTACGGAGGAAACTGGTGCCAAAATTGATATCGAAGATGATGGCACGGTAACGGTATCTGCTGGGACTCAGGAACAAGCCCAACGTGCGATCGCCATTGTCTCTGGGATGACTCGCAAGCTGTCCCCTGGGGATGTGTATGCGGGCCGCGTCACCCGGATTATTCCGATCGGCGCGTTTGTGGAATTCCTCCCTGGCAAAGAAGGAATGATTCATATCTCCCAAATTGCTGACTACCGCGTGGGCAAAGTGGAAGACGAGCTGAGCGTTGGCGACCAAGTGATTATCAAGGTGCGCGAAATTGATAATAAAGGTCGAATTAACTTGACTCGTCTCAACATCCACCCGGATGAAGCAGCGGCAGCGAAAGCCGCAGCGGGAATATCTTAG
- a CDS encoding 7-carboxy-7-deazaguanine synthase QueE yields MELKAKLIEVFSAIQGEGLNIGTRQIFIRFAMCDLRCSFCDSAHTWQVTPTCRIEETPGNRDFTVYDNPVEMLQLLSWVERQNLPGLHDSISLTGGEPLLHAPFLREFLPLVKQRTGLPIYLETGGHRPAQLQMIFSDLDMVGMDIKLPSVSGESHWAAHGEFLRLCWDAGVEVFVKLIVSAATDVVELQMTGDLVAGISPEIPVFLQPVTPLKLAETLEEKHGVGLVPPTPEQVLQWQAVMKRQLKRVLVVPQTHKFMNQL; encoded by the coding sequence ATGGAACTAAAAGCAAAATTAATTGAAGTTTTCTCTGCTATCCAAGGAGAAGGATTAAATATCGGCACCCGGCAAATATTTATCCGCTTCGCTATGTGTGATTTGCGCTGTAGTTTTTGTGATAGCGCTCATACTTGGCAGGTAACGCCTACTTGTCGCATAGAAGAAACTCCGGGAAACCGAGATTTTACGGTTTATGATAATCCGGTGGAGATGTTACAATTACTGTCATGGGTAGAGCGGCAAAATCTCCCTGGTTTGCACGATAGCATTAGCTTAACTGGGGGAGAACCGCTGTTGCATGCGCCGTTTTTACGGGAATTTTTACCTCTGGTGAAACAGCGGACTGGTTTGCCGATTTATTTGGAAACGGGAGGTCATCGCCCCGCCCAGTTGCAGATGATTTTCTCAGATTTGGATATGGTGGGGATGGATATCAAGCTGCCAAGTGTGAGTGGGGAGAGTCACTGGGCCGCCCACGGTGAGTTTTTGCGTTTGTGTTGGGATGCGGGGGTGGAGGTATTTGTCAAGTTGATTGTTTCTGCGGCAACTGATGTGGTTGAATTGCAAATGACGGGGGATTTAGTGGCGGGAATTAGCCCGGAAATTCCGGTGTTTTTGCAGCCGGTGACGCCGCTCAAATTGGCGGAAACTTTAGAGGAAAAACATGGGGTGGGTTTGGTGCCACCGACGCCGGAGCAGGTGTTACAGTGGCAGGCGGTGATGAAGCGACAGTTAAAGCGGGTGCTGGTGGTGCCGCAGACGCATAAGTTTATGAATCAGTTGTGA
- a CDS encoding nitric-oxide reductase large subunit yields MANITIAPAITAGSRPRQFSLPAWLVLICIVTFTVLLSAGAVIYKNAPPIPATVVSPQQEIILTQENIQKGQETYLARGGQHIGSIWGHGSYLAPDWTADVLHRWGLATAGILYNGDADFTQADLEALSAVDRATLQTRVQQEFKPNRYDADSGTLMLTKAQTQGLAKVFEEYQTLLSQGSAVHSIPRGWFTDRTQIRDVTAFFTWTAWAAAANRPQAPFSYTANWPHDDLIGNQAPAQFLIWSIVSVIVLIAAIALFLFVYLTQEDAEEIQAVTARPAIRLATPSQKVTTLFFGVAMALFFVQILMGMVTAHYAVEGDGFYGVPIQQYLPYAASRTWHLQLAVFWIATCWLAAGLYFGPRFGKHEPKFQAWGNGGLLAALTVVVVGSLVGAWAGVQGYLGDKSFWFGHQGYEYVELGRLWQLLLIGGMVFWLWLMFRALKPALQAEGSKTGLNHFFMYSAITIPLFYASGLMYTNHTPLSVAEYWRWWVVHLWVEGFFEVFATVAIAYLCSELGFLKRSSALRATYLTTILYLGSGVIGTLHHLYFAGTPVFIAAMGAVASALEVVPLTLIGFEVVKSIRLSQEAQGFYRLPLKFFMATCFWNLVGAGVFGFLINPPIVLYYSQGINTTPIHAHSALYGVYGSLAVALMLFALREITPDRAWDEKNLNFSFWWINTGLVVMMVCGLIPNGFYQLVQSVNHGTWYARSAEVISSPWMQWTVWLRIPGDIIFTVGAMMLVYCVVRAIFAIFQQPTQAQPTEL; encoded by the coding sequence ATGGCGAATATAACTATCGCTCCTGCAATTACCGCAGGCTCACGCCCACGGCAATTCAGCCTTCCGGCGTGGCTGGTGCTAATTTGCATTGTCACCTTTACGGTGTTACTCTCTGCTGGGGCAGTGATTTACAAAAACGCGCCCCCCATTCCCGCCACGGTTGTATCGCCACAGCAAGAAATCATTCTCACCCAAGAAAATATTCAAAAGGGGCAGGAAACCTATCTCGCCAGAGGCGGCCAACATATTGGCAGTATTTGGGGGCATGGGAGTTATTTGGCTCCTGACTGGACTGCTGATGTGCTACACCGTTGGGGCTTAGCTACGGCTGGAATTTTGTACAACGGTGATGCTGATTTTACCCAAGCAGACCTGGAAGCCTTGAGCGCTGTCGATCGGGCAACACTCCAAACCAGGGTGCAACAGGAATTTAAACCGAATCGCTACGATGCAGACAGTGGCACTTTAATGCTGACAAAAGCCCAAACTCAAGGTTTGGCTAAAGTATTTGAGGAGTACCAAACTTTACTCTCTCAAGGCTCCGCCGTACATTCTATCCCTAGGGGCTGGTTTACCGATCGGACGCAAATCCGAGACGTAACCGCCTTCTTTACCTGGACAGCTTGGGCTGCAGCGGCAAATCGTCCCCAGGCTCCTTTTTCCTATACCGCCAACTGGCCCCATGATGACCTGATTGGCAATCAAGCTCCGGCGCAATTTCTGATTTGGTCGATCGTCTCGGTCATCGTGTTGATTGCCGCGATCGCCCTATTCCTCTTCGTCTATCTCACCCAAGAAGATGCCGAAGAAATCCAAGCCGTCACCGCACGTCCTGCCATCCGCCTCGCCACCCCCAGCCAAAAAGTCACTACCCTATTTTTCGGTGTGGCAATGGCCTTGTTCTTTGTCCAGATTCTCATGGGCATGGTGACAGCTCACTATGCTGTAGAAGGAGATGGCTTTTATGGCGTCCCGATTCAACAATACTTGCCCTACGCCGCTTCTCGCACCTGGCATTTACAACTAGCAGTATTTTGGATTGCCACCTGCTGGCTGGCAGCGGGACTATACTTTGGTCCGCGCTTTGGCAAGCATGAACCGAAATTTCAAGCCTGGGGCAATGGCGGCTTACTAGCAGCCTTAACCGTTGTGGTAGTGGGTTCCTTAGTAGGAGCCTGGGCAGGAGTCCAAGGTTACTTGGGCGATAAAAGTTTCTGGTTTGGACACCAAGGTTATGAGTATGTAGAACTCGGTCGCCTTTGGCAACTGTTGCTCATTGGTGGGATGGTGTTCTGGCTCTGGCTGATGTTCCGCGCCCTCAAACCGGCACTGCAAGCGGAAGGCAGCAAAACTGGCCTCAATCACTTCTTTATGTACAGTGCCATTACTATCCCCCTGTTCTATGCCAGTGGGCTGATGTACACCAATCACACCCCCTTGAGTGTGGCGGAATACTGGCGGTGGTGGGTGGTTCACCTTTGGGTTGAGGGCTTCTTTGAGGTGTTCGCCACGGTGGCGATCGCCTATTTGTGCAGCGAACTCGGTTTCCTCAAACGTTCCTCTGCCCTCCGAGCCACCTATCTCACCACCATTTTGTACCTCGGTAGCGGCGTGATTGGCACCCTACACCACCTGTACTTTGCCGGAACCCCGGTATTTATTGCCGCGATGGGCGCCGTTGCTTCCGCTCTGGAGGTAGTGCCCCTCACCTTAATTGGCTTTGAAGTGGTGAAATCCATCCGCTTGTCCCAAGAAGCCCAAGGATTTTATCGCCTACCCCTAAAGTTCTTCATGGCTACCTGTTTCTGGAACCTGGTAGGAGCAGGGGTGTTTGGCTTCTTGATTAACCCACCCATTGTTCTCTACTATTCCCAAGGCATTAACACCACCCCCATTCACGCTCACTCTGCCTTGTATGGGGTATATGGTTCTCTGGCAGTGGCTCTGATGTTATTTGCCCTGCGAGAAATCACACCCGATCGAGCCTGGGATGAGAAAAATCTCAACTTCTCTTTCTGGTGGATTAATACCGGTCTAGTGGTGATGATGGTTTGCGGCTTAATCCCCAATGGCTTCTATCAACTGGTGCAATCGGTAAATCACGGCACTTGGTACGCCCGTAGTGCGGAGGTCATCAGTTCTCCCTGGATGCAGTGGACCGTCTGGCTGCGCATTCCCGGAGACATCATCTTTACTGTGGGGGCAATGATGCTGGTTTACTGCGTTGTTCGGGCAATTTTTGCCATTTTCCAGCAACCCACCCAAGCACAGCCTACAGAGTTGTAA
- a CDS encoding Crp/Fnr family transcriptional regulator, with protein sequence MVNISELRDCLQNTLIFRGLSPTQLANFAAVAQLQSYNKGEIIFKQGSESSGFFVIKTGRIKLFKVSPNGKEQILNIFGSGENFAEFAALDGKPFPASAATLEPTELIFFPRMAFLDLLHRYPDLAINILISLSQHLRHLAAVIEDLSFKDVPQRLAAYLLNLSDSRATELAAPGVNVNVVTLDLTKSQLAATLGTISATLSRAFYRLSSEGLISVNGSQIELLDRDRLQELSQSATPEGT encoded by the coding sequence ATGGTCAACATCTCAGAATTACGCGATTGCTTACAGAATACACTCATCTTTCGAGGCTTATCTCCAACGCAACTGGCGAATTTCGCTGCTGTCGCTCAGTTACAATCGTACAACAAAGGAGAAATAATTTTCAAGCAGGGGAGTGAATCCAGCGGTTTTTTTGTGATTAAAACTGGGCGCATTAAGCTGTTTAAAGTATCCCCTAATGGCAAAGAACAAATTCTCAATATTTTTGGTTCGGGAGAAAACTTTGCCGAATTTGCCGCCTTAGATGGGAAACCATTTCCCGCTTCCGCTGCTACTTTGGAGCCTACAGAATTAATATTTTTTCCCCGCATGGCATTTCTGGATTTACTCCATCGCTATCCCGATTTGGCGATTAATATCTTAATTAGTCTTTCCCAACATTTACGCCATTTAGCGGCGGTGATTGAAGATTTATCGTTTAAGGACGTGCCCCAACGATTAGCAGCATATTTACTGAATTTGAGTGATTCTCGTGCCACCGAGCTAGCGGCTCCTGGAGTCAATGTTAATGTAGTGACGTTAGATTTAACCAAGAGCCAACTAGCAGCCACTTTGGGCACAATTTCGGCAACCTTGTCCCGAGCATTTTATCGTCTGAGCAGTGAAGGGTTAATCTCGGTTAATGGTTCGCAAATTGAATTGCTCGATCGCGATCGCTTACAGGAGCTGAGCCAGTCAGCCACCCCGGAAGGTACATAA